ATGCAAAAGAATTACCTATAAAGCATGTTGCATACTCTGCATGTTTCAGATCAGAAGCAGGTTCGGCAGGAAGGGACACAAGAGGGTTAATAAGACAGCATCAATTTAATAAGGTGGAACTTGTTAAAATAACTACACCTGAGACTTCATATGAGGAATTAGAATCTTTAACTAATGATGCAGAAGAAGTTTTAAGATTACTTAAAATACCATATAGAGTTGTAAAAATATGTGTAGGTGATTTAGGATTTGCAGCAGCAATGAAGTATGATATAGAAGCCTGGATGCCCAGCTATAACAGATATGTGGAAATATCTTCATGCAGTAATTTTGAAGCATTTCAGGCAAGAAGAGCAGGTATCAGATTTAGAAGAGGACCTAAGGAAAAACCTGAATTTGCTCACACTTTAAATGGTTCAGGTGTTGCAATTGGAAGGACAACTGCGTGTATACTGGAGAATTACCAAAGGGAAGATGGATCAGTTGAAATTCCGGAAGTGTTGAGAAAGTACATGGGTGGTATAAGTGAAATCCTTAAGGAAGTGAAATAGTGATACATTTGTTAACTAAAAAGTTTGGAATACTGCCGGAGGAAACTCAGTCTAAGATTGAGAAATTAGATGAAGCTGTATTATAGACTATTATTAATGAAATACTGGAATATAATAGTTTAGAAGATATTAATAGACACCTGAAGTAATATATTTACGAAAATCTTGTTTAAATATAATAAAAATGAATAACAAAAACTAACAATAAAAAAGACTTAAAAAAGTACTTGACAAACCAGAGCATAACATGTTATATTAATTCTTGTGACGTATACGGAGAGATGGTCGAGCTGGTTGAAGGCACCGGTCTTGAAAACCGGAGTAGGCTTACGCCTACCCTGGGTTCGAATCCCAGTCTCTCCGCCATATGGAGAAGTACCCAAGTAGGTTGAAGGGGACGGTTTGCTAAACCGTTAGGTCGGGATTAACCGGCGCCGGGGTTCGAATCCCCGCTTCTCCGCCAGAAAATAAAGCACCTTTATCATATGATAAAGGTGCTTTATTATTTTTACTGTTTTCTATATCATCTCTTTTTTATACTAATTCTGCTAACCATCAGAAATGATAAAAAGATCAATATTATAGCAGTAAAAATACCATTTGAATTTGTATAGCGCATATTAATCTTAGCAAAATAATTGTATAAATTTAATATGGTAAGAAGAGTACCGGCAATGGTTATTGGAAGCCCCATAAATACATTGTCTAAATTGCTTATATTAAACCTTGCAAGCCTGTAAGCGCCAGATAATGCGAATAAGAGGGAAAGGATATATCCCAACACTCCAAAGTGCATAAAAGTGATTTCCCATGCAACTACAACAGGAGCAACACCAAAGGACACTAAATCTGAAAGAGAATCAAGTTCCTTTCCAAAATCACTGGTTACTTTAAAGAACCTTGCAACTTTGCCGTCTAATCTATCTGTAACAGCAGCCAGCATTATAAGCAGACAGGAATAAATTAAATTTCCGGAGGATGAACTGCCGTTAACCGCCAGTAATATAGCTATCATACCTAAAGACAAGTTTATAAAAGTAATGATATTAGGAATACAACATTTAAATTTTTTCAATTGACCACCTCATAGTTTTTTATACCTTAACTACTATGATTATAAAGAAAAAAATATAAATCCACAATAGAATTATATAAGGAATTATTTAAAAATAAAACTGTTAATATAATAAACTTACAATAAATAAACACAATATAAATTTATTTAATAAAATAAAGAAGGAGAGGCTAACCTCCTTCTTTGTCATTTTTGAAAAAATTTATTATAAGTACTAAATGTAATTATTACTAAAGCAGAAATATTTACAAAGAGCATGTAAATTCTTTTTAAAACACTTACCTTTTCATTTGAATTATCATCTATAGACTTTTTTAAATTATAAATTAATGTACTAATCCAGTGGGCTATCACAAATACTGACAAAGCTTTTAACCAAAAATGATGCAGATAAAAAGCACAATATATGTAAAAAACTATAACAATAAGTGATTTAATTGTTTGAAAGCCCTGACCTAATTTATATAAATCTAAATTTATCTGGCTTTCAACTTCCTGCAAAAATTCTATATCTTCCTCATCCATTTCCTCTTCACTAATTCCAAAAAAGTTATTATAAAAAGACCTTAAAGAAGAAATGGCTACAATAATGGATGTGATAATATAAAAGGCTGTATCATTTGAGGATATGGCCACAATTGGTATAATTATCAACATTATAATTAATAACAGCATATATTCTAATTGCATTGCATATCTCCTAAACTTACTTGTTCTAAATTTCATAAAATTTATTGATGTAAATTTTTAAGATTTTAGCGGTACTGTTAGGGCATTGTAAATGATCACAGACATTTCCCCACGGGTAATCCGGCTATTTGGTTCAAGACTAAGGTTTTTGTCCAATTTAAGCTCTTTTGCCTTTTGTATTACATTATCAGGCCAGTCACCTTCTAAAGAATCTTTATAACCTAAAGCGTTTATTACAACCGCTAATGCCTCTGCATAAGTAACATCATTATTTGGTGCAATTGTGTTGTCAGGATATCCTGTAACAATGCCGTATTTAACTGCAAGTTTTATATTATTATATGCCCAGTGTTTTTCCTCAATATCCTTAAAATTTATTTTAACATTATCTATATCGGCATCGTAATGATATCCCTTTAATCTTACAACTAAAGTTATAAATTCACTTCTTCGGATTTTATTATCAAGTCTTAAAGTCCCGTCTTCATATCCTTTTAAAATATTTAATTTTACAAGAGCCTCTGCACAATTGTCCCTAATCTCTTTAAACTTTTCATCATTTTCTTGAGCATTTAAGTATGTTGCTGAAAAAGAAAAAATCATAAGAAATATCAAAAAGAAAGATATGTACTTCTTCATCTAAAAAAATCCCCCTTCACATTAGTTGCTAATTCAATTATACACTTAAAGGAGCATATTTAAAATTAAAATATAATTACATTTTTATATATTTATAAATAAATACTTAAAATAATCTGTAAATCTAATTTATAGAACATAAAATAAATGCATAAATTACAGAAGTTTATCTAATGATATAAATGAATAAACAATACAAGGAGGCTATTTATGGCAAAAACAATAGTTGCAGTTTTTAATAACCAGGACGATGCACAAAGGGCAGCAGAGCAAATTAAAGAACAGGGTCTTAGGACAGATGATATTTCAATTGTTGCAAAGGAAAGAAAAGAAAGTAATGGGAATATGACAATGCAGCAAAATGGCGGCGGGGAAAATACAATAGAAATGAAGAATGACAATATATCCAATGGTTTGGTAACAGGAGGGATTTTAGGAGGTGCTGCAGGGCTTCTTATCGGAGCGGGAAGTATGGTTGTTCCGGGTCTTGGAATAATTGCAGCAGCAGGTCCAATAACAGGATTGCTTTCAGGTGCTGTAACAGGAGGAATTGTTGGTAGCCTTATAGACCTAGGTATCCCTGAAGATAAAAGCCAAGAGTATGAAAGAGATGTCAGGGATGGTAAAATATTATTCAGCATGAAGGCTGATGAGGATAAAATAGATGAAATATCCACAATACTGAGAAACAACATGGCAGAGAGTGTTAATAGCTATTAAAAAATACAGGAATCTCTAATTAAATTTTAGGGGTTCCTGTATTTTTTTTAAAATCCGGCTTACTATCCAACAATACTTCCTAAAAGATCTTCTTAATTTTGCATGAAATTTAAATTAATATGATTGATTTGTATATGATAATTTAATATACTGCAGGAATACTATCTTCCGGCAATTCAATTATTTCAGATGAATCAATAAGTCCTTCGCCTTCCGTATTTTCAAGTACTTTATTTTCAACTACTTTTGTCCCGCGTTTTACAATATGCTGGTAAGGGCTGTATCTGCTGCGGTGTAAAAGTATCCTTTCTGTTTCAACACCGTTTACTTTTACCACTTTATAAGTATCGTAAACATAACCGGGTTTGCCACTTTGGATAACTACAGAAGTTCCCTCTGGCATATTGGGATCATCAATATATTTAACAGGTGCAGGTGTAGAACTTACCTGTACGTTTACAATTTCAATTTTTCTTTCAGGGTATTCATTAGTGCCCACAATTTCAAATTTGACACTGCTGTTTGTCACATAGGCATTAATCTTTATTGGCCAATTGGTGTTGTTTTTAAATTTAAAGTCAAGTTCATTGTAGGAAACAGCCGCATCCTGGCCATATGGGACATAACCTACCGTAAACATATGATTCATTCTATAAACTGTTTCCAGGCCGGAAAAAAGCACAGCATTGTACAGTGTACTTGAAACCTGGCAAATACCTCCACCAACATCAGGTACAATTTTCCCGCTTATATAAACGTTAGCTGATAAATAGCCCCTGTCACTGGTCCTAGGTCCTACCACATCATTAAAGGAAAATATCTCACCGGGACCTAATAACGTGCCGTTGATTACAGAAGAGGACAGCCTTATATTAACGGCTCTGTTAGCATTATTTTGTGAGTCAGTTGAAAAATAACTGGTGTATGATGCAAGTACATCCCTAAACAAGTAGTCCTCTACATTTTCAGTTTTAATTTCAGGTTCTATGAATGTAACAGGCAATTCTCTTTTTACATCATATTCATTTTTTAAATTATCTATAATGTCCGAAAGTTCAGATTTGTCAATTTCTATACCTGTAACATGGGGAACAATTACAACCTCATTGTTTTCAACCTTTGCACCTGCATTTTTTGATTGTCTTATAACCTTATTGTACATATCATCTACATTGGCATCATCTGGATATATTTTTTTAACAGGAACCTCAAAGGGTTTGTTTGAAGCTGTTTTTATAGAATTTTGGATATAGTCAAAAACTTTGTCCTTATCCAAAGCAGTGCCAGGCTTTCCGGTATAAAAATATACTTTGTTTTCTTCTATAATAATATCAGGATTTTCAACTTCAATAAGAGAATTTTTATAAAAATCTTCTATTGAGTCCATAAGTTTTTTTTCGTTAAAGGAAAATTCTAAATCAATAACAATCCCGTTTTTACTAACATTTGAAATATCTTTAATTCTTTTAAATATATTGCCAGTCCGGCCTATATCGTAAGCTTTTTTTACAGCATCCTCCACATTATAGACAACATCAAATTCAGATAAATTAAATTTTTTAGAAAAATCATTATTTGTTAAGGTTATTTCAATTTCACCTATTTTATCAGTATAAATTGAGTTTAAAAGGTGACATCCTTCAGAGTATGTCATTTTTCCTACATGAACATCCTCTATATATATACCTTTGTATATTTTTTTATTAGATAAAATGGCAATGGTGAAAATCAGGGATACAGCTAAAGAAACACCTATAATGGATAATAGTATATATATATATACCTTATTTTTGCCTTTTAGTTTTTGAATTACCGGACTAATCATAAAAAACACCCCGTTACAAAAAATGTTAACGCTATAAGTACTAGTGGTGAATGTCATGCTACAAAATTTTCTATATTTTATACTAAAAATAAAGAAAAAGTAAAGCAAAGTCCATTCACCCTGTTGATTATTCTATAAATATGACAGTAAATTTGTGAGTATGAATTTTGCCCCTGGTACTCTGTATACACAATTCTATTATCTCAATTTTAAAATAAAAAAACAATAGAATTTTTATTACAAATATATTATTATAACTAATAATTGATTTAGTAATTTTTATAAAGGAGAGTTTATTTAATAATGAGTATATTTGTTTTTAGCGATTCCCACGGGATTACTGACGGGATTATTAAGGTATTAAAAAAGAATAAAAACTGTGAATTGGTTATACATTTAGGAGATTTTGCTAAAGATATGGACAGGGTAAAAGAGAATTTTGAAAATTTAAAATATGAAGTAATAAGGGGGAATAATGACTGGGACAGGGATATACCGGCAGAAAAAATCATTGAAGTGATGGGAAAAAAATTTTTTATAACCCATGGTCACCAGTATGGAGTAAAATACGATTATCAAAGAATTATAAATAAGGGGAAAATCTTAAAAGTTGATGCGGTGCTTTTTGGACACACCCATGTTCCTGAGGAAATATTTAGTGACGGGATGCTAGTTTTAAATCCCGGGAGCATAGGACGCCCGGTATATGGGGGTAGTCAAACATATTGTGTTATTGATATAAGGGAAAATAAATTTTGGACTGAATTCAGGCGGGTAAAATAAGAGGTTTTAAATAAAAATTTAAAATAATATGGAAAGTAATGTATAGACCCTGTAGATTTTGATTATACTTGTATTAATGAAGAATGTAAACAGTTTTTAGAAAGCAGAATAAAATAATATAAAAGGATTATTTACAAGTATAAGGTGATCTATATGGGTTTAAATACAGAAAACAACCAAAATATAAAAATTTATAAATACAGTCCCATTGCAAAAATATTTAGTAAATTTTTACCAAAAGCACAAAGTGAAATTGATTATGAAAAAGATGACTTAGACAAAAAAGAACTGATAGAGTGCATAAACAGGGCCCGCAATGACTGGATAAATGCAAACAGGGAATTTGAATATGCACAAAATGATGAAATAGTAGATTACTATACCTATAAAATAAAGGCTTGCCAGGTGAGATATGAGTACTTTTTAAAACTTGCTAAAAGGAAGGGAATAACAATTAACAAGGAATATTTGTAATAAATATTAAAACAAGCATATATACTATAGTGTACGAAAGTGATAATAAACTTAAAAATAATTTTTAAGCGGGGATTAAAATGTCTGTGGATAGTGGTACAGTATTTGCTTATTTGGCGGGAATAATACTTTTATTTTTTTTAGGGAGATTTTTTGCCCTTCCTGTGAGAGTAGCCGGAAAACTGCTATTTAATTCATTAATTGGTGGACTTGTTATATTAGCTATAAATTTTATAGGAAATTTTATAAATTTTAACATAGCATTAAATTTTATTACTGCATTGATAATTGGGGTACTTGGAATACCTGGTTTTATTTTAATCATGGTTCTAAAGAACATCTTTAACGTATAATTTCAACATAT
The genomic region above belongs to Acetivibrio saccincola and contains:
- a CDS encoding DUF2508 family protein, coding for MGLNTENNQNIKIYKYSPIAKIFSKFLPKAQSEIDYEKDDLDKKELIECINRARNDWINANREFEYAQNDEIVDYYTYKIKACQVRYEYFLKLAKRKGITINKEYL
- the pssA gene encoding CDP-diacylglycerol--serine O-phosphatidyltransferase, giving the protein MIAILLAVNGSSSSGNLIYSCLLIMLAAVTDRLDGKVARFFKVTSDFGKELDSLSDLVSFGVAPVVVAWEITFMHFGVLGYILSLLFALSGAYRLARFNISNLDNVFMGLPITIAGTLLTILNLYNYFAKINMRYTNSNGIFTAIILIFLSFLMVSRISIKKR
- a CDS encoding general stress protein, whose product is MAKTIVAVFNNQDDAQRAAEQIKEQGLRTDDISIVAKERKESNGNMTMQQNGGGENTIEMKNDNISNGLVTGGILGGAAGLLIGAGSMVVPGLGIIAAAGPITGLLSGAVTGGIVGSLIDLGIPEDKSQEYERDVRDGKILFSMKADEDKIDEISTILRNNMAESVNSY
- a CDS encoding metallophosphoesterase; the protein is MSIFVFSDSHGITDGIIKVLKKNKNCELVIHLGDFAKDMDRVKENFENLKYEVIRGNNDWDRDIPAEKIIEVMGKKFFITHGHQYGVKYDYQRIINKGKILKVDAVLFGHTHVPEEIFSDGMLVLNPGSIGRPVYGGSQTYCVIDIRENKFWTEFRRVK
- a CDS encoding VanW family protein produces the protein MISPVIQKLKGKNKVYIYILLSIIGVSLAVSLIFTIAILSNKKIYKGIYIEDVHVGKMTYSEGCHLLNSIYTDKIGEIEITLTNNDFSKKFNLSEFDVVYNVEDAVKKAYDIGRTGNIFKRIKDISNVSKNGIVIDLEFSFNEKKLMDSIEDFYKNSLIEVENPDIIIEENKVYFYTGKPGTALDKDKVFDYIQNSIKTASNKPFEVPVKKIYPDDANVDDMYNKVIRQSKNAGAKVENNEVVIVPHVTGIEIDKSELSDIIDNLKNEYDVKRELPVTFIEPEIKTENVEDYLFRDVLASYTSYFSTDSQNNANRAVNIRLSSSVINGTLLGPGEIFSFNDVVGPRTSDRGYLSANVYISGKIVPDVGGGICQVSSTLYNAVLFSGLETVYRMNHMFTVGYVPYGQDAAVSYNELDFKFKNNTNWPIKINAYVTNSSVKFEIVGTNEYPERKIEIVNVQVSSTPAPVKYIDDPNMPEGTSVVIQSGKPGYVYDTYKVVKVNGVETERILLHRSRYSPYQHIVKRGTKVVENKVLENTEGEGLIDSSEIIELPEDSIPAVY
- a CDS encoding pro-sigmaK processing inhibitor BofA family protein; the protein is MSVDSGTVFAYLAGIILLFFLGRFFALPVRVAGKLLFNSLIGGLVILAINFIGNFINFNIALNFITALIIGVLGIPGFILIMVLKNIFNV
- a CDS encoding S-layer homology domain-containing protein, coding for MKKYISFFLIFLMIFSFSATYLNAQENDEKFKEIRDNCAEALVKLNILKGYEDGTLRLDNKIRRSEFITLVVRLKGYHYDADIDNVKINFKDIEEKHWAYNNIKLAVKYGIVTGYPDNTIAPNNDVTYAEALAVVINALGYKDSLEGDWPDNVIQKAKELKLDKNLSLEPNSRITRGEMSVIIYNALTVPLKS